The Oncorhynchus mykiss isolate Arlee chromosome 5, USDA_OmykA_1.1, whole genome shotgun sequence DNA window tttcccccagctgtgtcttgtctcctcctaaccacctcgtcaccccttttcccacctgttccctttttccctctgattaggtccctatatctctctctgtttctgctcctgtccttgtcggattcttgtttgttgtgtttcatgcctgaaccagactgtcgtcatgtttgctgtaaccttgtcttgtcctgtcggaatctgccggtccgtctgagcctacctatgtttggtaattaaagaagctctgtttaagttaattcgcttttgggtcctcattcacgcaccgtaacattaaCTCGGCCACAAGGACTTCTAGGCACTCACTTGAAAATCTGGAAAAGTGCACAAGGAATGAAGCTAAATGTGCTACTAGGCTACTGGTTTACATCAACTGTTCCACTTGATCTTTTAGGACAGGGTGTTTTGTAACAACATACTCATGGTTTGAAATTGTTTTACAAAATGAGTTTATTCACAGTTattaaaaatgttttgtttacAGTATGCAGACTAGAAACTACAGAATTTCTCTATACATTGTGTAATACACAGTTTTGGCAATATATTTCATGGATCGTTCTTGGTCTTTACCAAACACTTGAAAATGGAAGCATTTATTAGCAAATCTTTAAATCTTATAATCACGTCGCAACAAAAGCATTAGCTGTAGCTAGTTAGTCACTAACATTTTCCAGTGGAATACCAGTAAGTAAACATTCTACAGAGGGCTTAAAAGTGATGGAATCAAACATGGTTAGTGTGTAAAAAGTCAATAGGGATGTTAAGATAGGTGTATTAAAATGACAATGCCACTGTATTGAAATGTGGGATAGCTCAgagcttttatatagcttcagctATTTTCTATCCATATTCTTCAGAACGGTAGATCGTATGGGCGGAATGAACTAGTCTTGTGCTAACTGCGATGACTTGTGCAGTGCATCTTACACTAGAGTAGAGTCTTTACTGGAGGCCCCTGACTTGCGGGCCAGCACGCTTCTCATCTCATTGTTAATGCCATTCCATGGCTTAGACGGAGACTGCAGCGGCCCTGACTCTGTCGACAGGGTCCTGTGCATTCTCGAGCCACCCCCACTGCCACCACTACTGTAGCCCTCCTTGTCACTGCCGTGACTCTGTGGGCCGTGGGATGGGGAGTGATGCTGGTGATGCTGCTTTTGGTCAGTACAGGGAGGGTAGGACAACTGCCGGTGGAGATGGGAGTTGTTGCGATGCCTCCTGGGTTTGTCCCTGTCTTGGAGCTCGCCGTGGTGGACGGCAGGGGTGCACTCTCCATGCTGGTTCTGGTACACAGTGTCAGTGTGCTCCCCACCATGGTAGTGTTGGGCGGTGCGGGCGGCTTTGACCAGTGAGTGAATCACGATCACCAGCAGAATCAGGATTCCTGAGGCCAGTACGCATGCGCTGGCTATGCCGGTCTCTACCTCAAACACCAGCAGCATGTAGATGGACATAGCTGCAgtagagaaagggacagagagtgagactgACATAAAGAGAGAGCGACGCAGAGTGACAGGTACAGAAATACTAGTTTATTTCACTGTGAGAAAGATCACTTTTCAGGTCCCTTTTTCTCCCAGGGATGAATAACTCTAAATATTGCAGTGTATTGGcattgtgttttttgtgtgtattttccTCTATTTGACTAATGTTTGGTCATCTTTCAGCAGTTGAAGAACAACAGACCCAGGAGTgataaaggagggaggagagaagaataACTTTGAGATATGATGATGACGTTATGGAATTGCACAGCTCCCACTGAAAGGGAGCTGTGGGATCAGGGGGTCATCCACCCTCCATTACAACGGTGCTCTGCCTCCCACCTGAACTAGGCATTCACTGGAATGGAAAGCCAAACAGCTTTGCCTTGCCAGGACCTGCCTTAAGACATGCCAGTAATGCACGTCTGTCAAACACGCCATTGTTTTGGGCCTTGTGTATCAATCAGTTGAAGGGACTCTGAAAGCAGTGACCTTTGCCTCTGCTGCAAATTAACTGGAGTATATTTGTAGAAATCTGCATGAATTTGTCCTTTCTAAGGTCACGCAAAGCTCTATTTGGTACAATCTGTTATTGTTTAGCAGTTGGTCTGAACGGATGTAATGTCTGATAAATTAATCTGCTTTAGCTAAATGAAAAGTGCTTTCACATGACATTATGTGGGGTGACTACAGTGTTCATAATACTACCAAATATATATTCCAGACTTGGAATTGTTTCAACTCTCtacccaaggcttttacttgcGACATAATTAAATGCACTAAAGAGtaacaatgggtacatattgaagatgtGCATGCTCATCCCCAGAATGTTTTCACGTGtctattttcaaaggataaagcaaagaacattaacaacttcatagttaagaacactataacaacatTGAAGAACATGAAACGGATTCTACAAGAACCAATACCACTCCCTAAAAACAATGGAGCAACccttggatagcttttcagaattcaccgATTAAATTGGCCCACATGGAACACTAAATGCATAGAAACCGTAAATTACTTGGTAACAGAAAACACATTTATTTCCATGATAGAATTAAAAAGtaattttggactgaccaatgtagataGTTTCAAATATATGCAACTTAAACGTTACATATCACAAAATGTTGATTTTAAATAATTTAGACATCAGAGCAACCTTGAGGGAATCTTATCTGAGTCAGAAAAGGAAGTTCATATGATAGAGAAGATATATAAAAGCTTGCAGAGAGCATATCCCACTGACAAGCTCTTAAAAAAACTGTTGGAACCAAGATTTAAGAACTgatgttggcacaagatggagggaaagttGGAGCATAACTAAAGAAATTACAATTAACGAAAATGGAAGCTAATTATACAAGAGACAAagttcacaaattctacagcacaaggTAAGGTCATGTCTTAAGTCTAAAACAAATAATGAATCAATAATTCATGCTTTCTGGGAACGCTATGAAGTCCGGAAGTTGTGGGCGGGG harbors:
- the LOC110524247 gene encoding transmembrane protein 221, which codes for MRYIYSQRSLMVLSSLGILSGIMSLLSVILIFQIQSQQIAVKESPPNISIVPTNVWAVLMPVSIVLSALSLTLNLSSVMVCLLHSYFTTEICRGEDTERADWFLFHSQTVRHVAIGLFCLGVSVYLAAMSIYMLLVFEVETGIASACVLASGILILLVIVIHSLVKAARTAQHYHGGEHTDTVYQNQHGECTPAVHHGELQDRDKPRRHRNNSHLHRQLSYPPCTDQKQHHQHHSPSHGPQSHGSDKEGYSSGGSGGGSRMHRTLSTESGPLQSPSKPWNGINNEMRSVLARKSGASSKDSTLV